The Bacteroides sp. AN502(2024) DNA segment ATGATGGCGTCCGGTTTTCAAATCGATTTCGAGCAAATAGTAATTCTCCGAACGACCGATCAACCGATAATGCAAGATCGCTTTCTTGCTGTCCGGCACTTCTTTATCATATGCATAACTTTTATTTTGCTTTTCATTACGCACAAGAAAATGTACCAGTTCGCCTTCCGGTTCTTCCGGTTTATTTTTCACAACCGCCCAATAAGTCTTTTTCACCTCACTGGTGCGAAACATTTCGTTGAGTCGTGTAAGCGCTTTACTCGTTTTAGCAAAAATAACAAGACCGCTTACGGGGCGGTCCAGCCGGTGTGTCACACCGAGGAAAACATTTCCGGGTTTCTGATACTTCTCTTTCAGATACTGTTTCACACTCTCTGAAAGCGGTGTATCGCCCGTCTTGTCTGCCTGGACAATCTCGGAAGCGGTCTTATTGACTACAATGATATGGTTGTCTTCGTATACAACAGTCATTCATTCTGTTCGATTACATATTCATACCACCATCTACCTGAATCACCTGACCCGATACATAAGATGACATATCAGAAGCAAGGAAAGTAGCGATGTTTGCCACATCTTCAGGAGTACCGCCACGACGCAAAGGTATTTTCTTTGTCCATTCAGCCTTTACTTCATCAGAAAGAGCAGCTGTCATGTCTGTCAGGATGAATCCCGGAGCGATAGCGTTGGCACGGATGCCGCGAGAGCCCAACTCCTGTGCGATAGATTTAGCCAATGCAATCATACCTGCTTTGGAAGCAGCATAGTTAGCCTGTCCTGCATTTCCGTGAACACCTACCACAGATGCCATATTGATAATGCTCCCGGCTTTTTGACGCATCATGACAGGTGTACAAGCATGAATGAAATTAAACGCCGACTTCAGGTTCACGTTGATCACCATATCCCATTGCTGTTCGCTCATGCGCATCATCAAACCGTCACGAGTAATGCCGGCATTGTTTACCAATATATCGATCCGTCCGAAGTCCTTGTGGATTTCTTCTACGACCTTTGCAGTATCTTCAAAGTTAGCAGCGTTAGATGCATAGCCTTTGGCTTTCACGCCCATTGCTTCAAGCTCTTTAGTTGTATTTTCTGCATTTTCGTCA contains these protein-coding regions:
- a CDS encoding RluA family pseudouridine synthase, whose product is MTVVYEDNHIIVVNKTASEIVQADKTGDTPLSESVKQYLKEKYQKPGNVFLGVTHRLDRPVSGLVIFAKTSKALTRLNEMFRTSEVKKTYWAVVKNKPEEPEGELVHFLVRNEKQNKSYAYDKEVPDSKKAILHYRLIGRSENYYLLEIDLKTGRHHQIRCQLAKMGCPIKGDLKYGSSRSNPDGSICLHARRVRFIHPVSKELMELEAPLPQGNVWKGFTRKKPSPE
- the fabG gene encoding 3-oxoacyl-[acyl-carrier-protein] reductase is translated as MGLLDGKTAIVTGAARGIGKAIALKFAAEGANIAFTDLVIDENAENTTKELEAMGVKAKGYASNAANFEDTAKVVEEIHKDFGRIDILVNNAGITRDGLMMRMSEQQWDMVINVNLKSAFNFIHACTPVMMRQKAGSIINMASVVGVHGNAGQANYAASKAGMIALAKSIAQELGSRGIRANAIAPGFILTDMTAALSDEVKAEWTKKIPLRRGGTPEDVANIATFLASDMSSYVSGQVIQVDGGMNM